In one Mycobacterium heckeshornense genomic region, the following are encoded:
- a CDS encoding PPE family protein, SVP subgroup produces the protein MDFAMLPPEVNSGRIYAGPGSAPLLAAAEAWGGLAVELHSAANSYQSVISGLTAGPWLGPSSASMATAAASYVAWLSATALQAEETAMQVKAAAAAYEEALAATVPPPLIAANRAQLTTLVATNLLGQNTPAIAATEAQYAEMWAQDAVAMYGYAGSSATATALRPFTPPRTSVRPDGTAIRATAGDHADTAAGNVQRTVSSAQQAFSAVPSALHSFAAAPAAAADPPAPLATLASLISIFVNGPSGIAALGALTPVAPLGLVGLPYVIEGALSGIHEDQIISGWAGVEPWPGTGSVPPTEFPAIITHPGPLAATSASAVSAGLGEANKVGALSVPPAWTVATPAVRPVALAWPATSAGAPAGLPGAPVSPLSEMAVAGMAGSAIGGTLGSGGGRDGGKAAPGQRVTTRAGRAATPGGNASADSKGQATHSNPRPVVTGVAARIREIAKLRDEGRLTDEEFSEQKKRLLGR, from the coding sequence ATGGATTTCGCAATGTTACCGCCCGAGGTCAACTCCGGTCGGATCTACGCCGGTCCTGGGTCGGCACCACTGTTGGCGGCTGCCGAGGCCTGGGGCGGGCTGGCCGTCGAACTACATTCGGCGGCGAACTCCTACCAGTCGGTGATCTCGGGACTGACCGCCGGGCCGTGGTTGGGCCCGTCGTCGGCGTCGATGGCGACCGCGGCCGCCTCCTACGTCGCGTGGCTGAGCGCCACCGCACTGCAGGCCGAGGAGACGGCCATGCAAGTCAAAGCGGCAGCGGCAGCGTACGAGGAGGCGCTGGCGGCGACGGTGCCGCCGCCGCTCATCGCGGCCAATCGCGCTCAGCTGACAACACTGGTCGCGACGAACCTGTTGGGGCAGAACACCCCCGCGATCGCCGCCACCGAGGCCCAGTACGCGGAGATGTGGGCCCAAGACGCCGTCGCGATGTACGGCTATGCGGGTTCGTCGGCAACTGCCACGGCGCTTAGGCCTTTCACCCCGCCACGTACGAGCGTCAGGCCAGACGGTACGGCGATCCGGGCAACGGCGGGCGATCATGCAGACACCGCCGCCGGGAATGTACAACGCACGGTCTCCTCGGCCCAGCAAGCTTTTTCGGCGGTACCCAGCGCGCTGCACAGCTTCGCAGCTGCGCCGGCGGCCGCGGCCGATCCCCCGGCCCCGCTGGCAACTTTGGCCAGCCTGATTTCCATCTTCGTCAACGGGCCAAGCGGTATCGCCGCACTCGGTGCCCTCACACCAGTCGCCCCGCTGGGGTTGGTAGGGCTTCCGTACGTCATCGAAGGTGCTCTCTCGGGGATCCACGAAGATCAGATCATCAGCGGTTGGGCCGGCGTCGAGCCGTGGCCGGGCACCGGATCGGTGCCGCCGACCGAATTCCCGGCGATCATCACGCACCCGGGCCCGCTGGCGGCGACGTCGGCCTCAGCGGTGTCGGCGGGGCTTGGCGAGGCAAACAAAGTCGGGGCATTGTCCGTCCCGCCCGCCTGGACAGTCGCGACACCGGCGGTCCGGCCGGTCGCGCTGGCATGGCCTGCTACCAGCGCGGGCGCACCGGCGGGGCTGCCGGGTGCCCCGGTGAGCCCGTTGAGCGAGATGGCTGTGGCGGGTATGGCCGGAAGCGCCATCGGTGGAACCTTGGGCAGCGGCGGCGGCCGAGATGGCGGCAAAGCGGCGCCCGGCCAGCGCGTGACCACTCGTGCCGGACGCGCGGCGACGCCCGGCGGCAACGCGTCGGCTGACAGTAAAGGCCAAGCAACGCACAGTAATCCGCGCCCGGTGGTGACGGGAGTCGCGGCCCGGATACGCGAGATCGCCAAGCTCCGTGACGAGGGACGCCTGACCGACGAAGAGTTCAGTGAGCAGAAAAAGCGGCTGCTCGGCCGCTAA